The Molothrus aeneus isolate 106 chromosome 11, BPBGC_Maene_1.0, whole genome shotgun sequence genome segment ccttaaggatcatctagttccaacccctcagccatgggcaaggacatctaataatgtgctttatttttagaAGTCCTTAGTTCCAAATTTATGTGCTAGTTACAAGATCAATACACTTTGTTTATATAAGAAGaaagatttgtatttttttaaaaaaaatcagaacttaCCTGGAGTAAccttgtttcttttatcttctttgAACCCCTGTAATGTATTAACTCCTGACTGAAGCCTTCCTGCTGTCATTCCCAGCTTTACAGGGCAGTAACCTGGCTCTGCAATAGGACATACCAAAATACAGAAACAGAGAAGGCCATAGGAAGATGACCAAACTCATTTAATTCTCACAGCTAAGAACTCAAAATAAACAGGACATGGCTCCCAAAGTGTGCTTTCCTATCCAAATGCTTCATGCTAATGATCTGGGACCCAGACAGTTCCTAATTCTAAACATCTGTGACCTTCTGGGTCAGCAGACACTGCACTCTGTACATGAACCAGAAATAAGAGGATCCCAAGAAattctccagcagcagaagtgttCTTTTGCAGCTTCCACAAACAGCTGACACAAATCAGAGAAGCAACAGCACTGAGGGCATCCACCAGCTGCTCCTAACAATAGCCACAGCTGAGGCCCATCTATGTGATCTctcagctgcagcttttccaatCCAGATCTTTATCAGGCTGGAAAGAGGCATTCAGTTCTTGGCCAGGATTTGCTCATCTGCCCCTGCAAAATGCCAGGTACGTGGAAGTCACTTGTTACCTGAACCGTGCCAACTCACCTCCTGCAGCGAGGTCAACGGGATTAAGAAGGCCCAGAGTTGTTGTACCATCTGGTTTCCTTCGTTCAAATTCACACTGAAATAAGATTGGACTATTAGACTATAGTACTTGAAATTCATGGTCCTTAAActaatgaaaacatttaatgAAACTGTCCTATCTGCAGGAATAAGAAGGAAATCAGTCACTCAAAATTGAGTGCTGCTCTAAGTTTTTACTTTCATCAGATACATTTATAATTGGTATAGGCACAAAGAATTAAGATATTATGATAAATATTAATGTTTCTGCAGAGGCCAAGTGacaaaaaatgtagaaaatgaaACAGGCATAGTATTaccaatctgagtttcttctgtAATATTAATAACCTTTGGTCAGGTATGTGTCTGTTTCAAAACTATGAGGTTTTTTGCAGGTCAGATTTAGTTTCTTGAGCTTTCTATTATTCATCTTTTTCTATTACTTTATTGAATATTTTAGCTCAACTTGCTCTGCTGATGAAATTCAGCATGCATTCaaattgcacttttttttcAACCTTATGATGTTACATAGATGATCAATGGTGTAAAATGGTGTAAGCTGCAGTAAAAGCAGATATAAGGTTTCAACTGGTGTAAGAGGTCAAGGAAACCTGGTttatagaaaagggaaaggagctAACAAATCCCTCAGTGCTTACCTGGCTGTTTGCAAGGCGTCTGGTTAACTTCCCTCCAGACTCCTTCACAATCCGATCAATCTGCTCTTGTTCCCTTTCCAAGCTGCTGCTCCGTAATTTGTCTTCAAGCAGGTCTTTATCCTTCCTGTGAATGTACCCACACAGCTTAGGGACTACTGGACACCAATTGCTAAATAACACAGCAGGATACTCTGACAATAGTTTTAGCCAACTCTGGTTTTGTAGACAAAACAACTAAGAACAAAAAAGAGTGTTATTGAACGTGACTGTATTTAATACAGCTGGGGAAGGCATGTGACAAATACAGTTAATAACTGTAAAGGTCTCTGTAAAGGTCTCCTACAAAACTAAGATACTCTTGGAATATTGGATGCTCTTAATTTTAGTATCCAGCATTTATTTACCTAAATATTTACCATCTTCATATCTGGTATTTCTAGAAATGAACAGCTATTTCAGAAAGTACACTTTCTGTAGCTAGGCAGCTCCATGTTTCAAATACAACTACtatgcaaacaaacaaaaagtaacCAAAATTGGCTATGTAGCTTTTTGTACCAAAATGTTTAAAAGCACATGTTTGCAAGCTTTCTCCAAAACTACACAGTGTCTGTGAAATAGACactaaaccagaaaataattGAAGGAATGGAGTTGATGAACAGTACATGGTTACCTGCACTCAAAAATGACCGTATCAAAAATGATTCTAAACTTATTTGGTTTTAATAGATGAGGATGCTTTATGTAAGTTTTGATCCCTTAAGATGCAAATGTCTAAGCAGTACCAGAGAAAAACCCACATCCACTCTACCCTAAGTCCTCTTGtttctgcagcatttaaaaGGTGTATCCTACAATGACTCAGATAATACTTCACTTTTTGTGCTCTTTGCTGGGTGTTTTGAATGCTTTGGTGTCACCATCCATAGGTTCTCCTCTGTCTTTCCCAGGACcattttcctcttccccagTTTGCTGCACATCTGTCTTGTCCTTCTGCTTCCTTGTCTTCTGCAGGTCAGCCATGAATTCTATACTTTGTTTCAGGCTCTGAATTCTCTCCTGAATAACATCAAAATCCTTTTATTTGCTGCTTCAATTATTCTTTTTGTAACCTACCCATAGAAACTCATTTTATCTGAGTTCTTTCTTACACTAGCAAACAAACAGAATCTAGAAGGTGAAATACTAAATGCAATTGTTTCTATAATGACTGATCTGGCAACACTACTAAAACAATGTACTATTTATATTCCAATATACAAGCATTTGACAAATACCATGCaaggttttattaattttcaagaGATCCCTGTAAAAGGGACAAACAGAgatcaaaaaaagaaatagtatacttttgaatattttgtttggtgttttttgttacCTGGCTAAGTATCTTCATCCCTGAGTGCAGCAGTTTTTTTGCAGCTTTGTAGTAAATGGTGTCTGGTTTGTTGTAAATCATTGCATTATTACACATCAGTTTGAAGTTATCCTGTTCAAACATGAATAATTTTGGAATGAAAGTTAATTTTACAGTGTACTATACTGATATTGTTGTTGCAAATGGGGTGTCTTGAGCTTTAGGGAAAAAAGCTTAGAAGAATACTTTTAATTAATGAATTTAAGAAATCTATTGAAAATGTAAACAGGGAAAAGTATGTAACTTTGCTTTAAGACTTGAATCTATCAACCCAAAAAACATCCTTAAAGTATTCTAAAGTGTTCAGTACTGTTTGtagtttttaaagttttaaggAAACCCTCTTAACTACAACTACCCACCTCCTGGCCACTCAGCAGTCATTAAAACAAAGTGAAGCaacataacaaagaaaaaaacagctgcAGTGCCAAGTTAAATTATTACAAAGACTATCCCAAAGTTTTAGTTACAATGAAGAAATGTATGCTTGTTTGAAACTCAAGTGAGCTAGAAACTGCATTCTTAGctcactgcagcctctgcaggtgAATATGTTTTATAACATCCTCATCACTTacaaagttaaaattaaaagctaaCCAGAAAAAGCTGTTACAACAGGGAATGCTCTTCTTAAGTTTTGGTGATCTAAAGAAtgtgcaagaaaataaaaccaatgcTATTAACTAACATCTGCCTAATTGATAATTACACACAATCTAGCCCAGTAAAGAACTAGAGTATTTctgatgaagaaaacaaaacaaaactaggCCCCACATCTCTTAGAAGTTCAAGGAGGTTTTCAAACCAGGCCCTTGAATCCATTAGGCACACTACAGCACCAGGACAAGTGGTTGCTGTCAACAGGACCAAGCTCACAGTGCCTTTACTCATTGATCTCCATGACCAGACCAGCCTGGGAAAAGTAACACATCTAAAATATGCTGaaggacagatggacagatTCCATGCAATCCTGCACAAAACCTGGAACCATCTCCATCTTGTTGAGATGCACATTTACAAACCAGAAGTGCTTTCTCTTTTACGCTCAGAACTTACTTGCTCACAAAAATTCAAGAAGAAACATTCCTTGAGGCAGAAGTACTGATTCATTCTGGCATCTTTCTATTCCCATAAAATACAAGCCTTCAAATCAATTGAGCATAATACACCTCTGTAgtcaaaacaaaactcaaaacaTTACCTTTAATTCTTCTATGGACTGGTACCCATTGTTCTTGATCTTCTCTTTCATGGTACTAAAATCCATTGGGTTTTTAATGATCATGGAATAGCCAGGGGCAATAAAGTCAGTCacaggaaatgaaaagaaagaacttGGATCCTTTCTGTTAAGAaatgaaagacatttttttgtttcaactTATAACAAAGAACTGAGTTTAGAATTAAATAGAAAGGAAATAACTaagctgaaaagaaattagaaCTATAAAGAGAGAAACAGCTTATGTCAGCATAATCTTTCCCTTTTAAGGTTAAAAAGATCTCATATGCAGATCCATGTACCAAAAAAGTACTACAAATATATTTCAGAACTTCTTTCTATATTTTGATAATTATCTGTATAccccagaaaatgaaaaaaaaacccaaatttttttaaaggttttacaTTTTAACAAGGGTGTTTTGTACCAtattagaaataattaaaagtaaaagaaatataCAGAATGTAAGAATATTCTTGTGTTTCATCCCTTGCTCAGAAATTGTCAGAAGGGAAGAGACAGAGTTCAAAATCACAAGTGCTGCTTTTTGTATGCACAGAAAGGGAGCCAAAACTAACACAGGCATCTTTTGATAGTTAAAGGTTCTTGAAACGGACATCACATCTAGGTCTTGAAAATTTATGGATAAGAGAAAACTTGCAAACAAAGTTTCAAGCCTAGCGAGACAGCTAAAGTGAAAGATCTTTCAACCACACTTGCACAAGATGCAGATAGTCTTAAAGTGAAGAAATATTATCTTAAATAGGAGACTATTTGAAAAAACTGCAGACTTGATTGTTTTAACCAAAAGACATGTGGTTAGTAAAACAGTAAGAGAACATAAGTTCTCAAGTGCATACTTCCCTTTCATAGGAAATAACGCTAAAATGGGAGAATTCAAGGTAAAAGAAACTTTGGCAAGTTAATTATAATCTCTTGTGCCTTCCTTTCAAAAGGTTCCTCTAAAGCAAGCGTCACATTATTGGAAAACTTTCCtggttttgaaagctttttaaaaCTACAATGAACTTGAAACTGGAAGTGTTCACAAGAAGCCTAAGCTGAAGAGAAGTTCTAATTACACTTTCTTAAACTAGCACTTAAATTCCTACAACAGCCCTCTTAGCAATATATTTACCAATTATATTTTCACTCAGCTTTGTGTGTGCCCCTTCCCTTACTGGATATTATTTTCCCTTCACAGCTCTGCAAGCCTGTAGCACAGACATTACCTCTGCAGCTGTCTCATGAGTTGATTCAGAGCCTCCTGAAGTGGTGTCTGCTCCACCTCTAGACCAAAAACAAGGGGGGGGGAGAAACAGTGTGAGGCAGAACTGACTGCACTCCCAAGATATCAGaaatcaaccaaacaaaactgaTGCCCCTTGAGAATTCAGTACAAAGAAAAGAATACCATGGCAAACCCCACAATACCTACAGGGGATCTACTTTTCCCATTACCCTTACTTGACATTCTGCTCACTCTGACAGAAATACCAAAGGAAGTATACAGAAATCTAATTCCAAACTTTTGTACAAGATGGAGAAAAACACTGAGATGGCACAAAATGCCAAGTCACTTACTACAAAAGTAAACAAAGAACAATAAAACATGAGTCAATTACAGAAAACATGAATTagcaaaagaaatttcttttttctccctaccCTCCTGCTTGGATAAAGTGCTGGTCAGTGGTTTCTCTGGTGACAATTCCATTCTGACGGGGGTCTGACATTTCAGTTCCTGCTCTCCCTCACTGTCTCCATGGTCTCGATCTCGTTTCTTTTTATCCTCCTGGAAAGATTGTTATGGAAATTTAAGAACACCTGCATTATTAATGTACATAATGCTCTCTAgattgttgcagtgtgatgtaaCATTGTCATTGGGGATATTAAACACACACCACtagatttttcaaaatatatctTAAAAGATAAGAATAGTTTGTAAGTGCTTAAAAATTCTGTATTCTTTATGTACTGTCTCCATCTGCTGGACACTGAAATAATCCAGCCATACAATGCAATGTATCACTGAATTAGGTTTTTAGAAAATGTGACAGCTGTGTGGTGTGTATCCTTTAAAAATGAGACAGGAACGCCTCAAACACCGAGGCTGAATGTATTCCAGCTTAAGGATACAAGTTACAGTCATATCTGCTGACTTTTTGCTGTGAAACCTAGAgaaagtcaattttttttttttttttgctaaaatgcAGTAGCATGAACACATACCTtaacttttctccttcttttctccttttcttcgcCAGGaacttgtttttctcctttctttctctttttcctttttctgtccttgtgttTTTCATGTTCAGATTTGTCTTCGTAGAGGCTGGAATCAAGTCCTGCATTTCCAGTGGACAGCTCAGCAACTTCATTTCCTCCAACTTTCAGCACCAGCTTCAGTGGCTTTTCTACATATTCTTAAACCGGCAGAGAAACAGGCTGTGTGAGTACCAGACAAAACAGTCCCGTCCTCAGTAACCCCCGCGATCGCTCCTCTTCCTCACCGCACCATTTCCTCATTTccagtccctgcagctgcttctcccccGCGCAGAGGCGAGCCCGCCGCCCATCGCCCATCTCCCGTCCCCGGGCCCGCGGGCGGAGCGAgggccccgctccccgcagcCTCAGCCCGGAGCGTCCGAACAGCCCCGGCGCTGGGCccggcggggcggagcgggcgCCGCTGGGGGCTCCGGGGCCCGCGTCCGCTTCGGGCCGCGCTGCCCGGCGGCCTCTGCCCGCCCACCCCCGGAGGGGACCCACCCTCGTAGGGATGTTTGTCCGACTTGTGCTTCTTGTGTTTCTTCCCCatggccccggcccggcccgcccgggAGAGGCCGCGCTGTTGAGGcggagcccggcccggctccgcgCGGCCCGCAgcgggcggtggcggcggcagcgcccccTGGCGCGCCGGAGGTCTGGCGCAGGGCAGCGGTGGGCGGgtgagcggcggcggggccgggcagcggcgGGGTCGGGATCCGCCATCCCCGAGCCGCGGTCGGCCCGCGCCTGTACGGGGCGAGTTCGGGGCATTTCCCCTTGTGAGCAGCCCCCTCCGCTCCCCGGGCAGCGTCGCCTTTCCAGAGCCCTCACGGCATCCTACCGAATCAGAGAATGCtcaaggctggaagagacctttaaaatCATCAAGTCCCGCTGTCAAGCCAACACTACCCCTAAAGCGCATCACCCTGAGCCAGATGCACGCACCTCTAAAATACCtctagggatggtgactccaccaccagATCACCCgaatagtgatttttttttttccctaatatctaTCTGATCTCGCCTGTCGTGTGCCTGCCCGCAGCCTCCCGCGCCCTCTCCCCTCACGCAGCCGCCGGGAGCTCCTCGCTGCTGCCCCGGGGGTGCCCCTTGCTCCCGGCCTGAGGCGCTCCGGGCCCGCGTCCCTGCCCCTCTGATCCCACCCTCGGGAACCCGGGCCAGGGCAGCGCTTCAGAGACTTGGACAGGATTCACggagtcacagaatcactgaggctggaagggagcCCCGCGGCCACCCAGTCACTCCTGTGACCGGTCACCACCGTGCCAACCAGACCCTGGCACTGAGGGCCGTGTCCGGTCTGTCCCTGAACACCCGCAGGGACTGTGACTCCACCACCCGAGTACTCAGCTGAGTCCCGCTTGTTGGCAGAACCCGGTGCCACAGAATGTCCCCTGCCGTGACTGCGTGTTCCAGGGGCTGAAGGTGACAGCAGCGGGCGGGGTGCTGTGGCAGTCTGTCCTTCTGACAGCAGAGTTTACTCTGCTCCCGGCTGGGTGCCCAGGGGCCTGCGAGGTTTGCCGGCTTCTCGGCTGCGATGTGGCCAcgacctggctgctgctgccggcCGGGCTCGTCAGGCGAGAGCTCCAGCTTGCCACA includes the following:
- the BRD7 gene encoding bromodomain-containing protein 7 isoform X2 encodes the protein MGKKHKKHKSDKHPYEEKPLKLVLKVGGNEVAELSTGNAGLDSSLYEDKSEHEKHKDRKRKKRKKGEKQVPGEEKEKRRRKVKEDKKKRDRDHGDSEGEQELKCQTPVRMELSPEKPLTSTLSKQEEVEQTPLQEALNQLMRQLQRKDPSSFFSFPVTDFIAPGYSMIIKNPMDFSTMKEKIKNNGYQSIEELKDNFKLMCNNAMIYNKPDTIYYKAAKKLLHSGMKILSQERIQSLKQSIEFMADLQKTRKQKDKTDVQQTGEEENGPGKDRGEPMDGDTKAFKTPSKEHKKKDKDLLEDKLRSSSLEREQEQIDRIVKESGGKLTRRLANSQCEFERRKPDGTTTLGLLNPVDLAAGEPGYCPVKLGMTAGRLQSGVNTLQGFKEDKRNKVTPVTYLNYGPFSSYAPTYDSTFANISKEDSDLIYSTYGEDSNQGSSSIQDIFMKSQDYPLLMADSLLDVLTKGGHSRALRELEMPCEEAEGPQERSDAMKDVKIMEIDIAARLDAANSDRLTALKAVTNFGMPIEEFDSEEAEIFQRKLDETTKLLRELQDAQNERLSTKPPPNMICLLGPSYREMHLAERVTNNLKELAQQVTPGDIVSTYGIRKAMGISVPLPETEDSWVDLTEDFEEPKKTITVPENECGAVTS
- the BRD7 gene encoding bromodomain-containing protein 7 isoform X1, translating into MGKKHKKHKSDKHPYEEYVEKPLKLVLKVGGNEVAELSTGNAGLDSSLYEDKSEHEKHKDRKRKKRKKGEKQVPGEEKEKRRRKVKEDKKKRDRDHGDSEGEQELKCQTPVRMELSPEKPLTSTLSKQEEVEQTPLQEALNQLMRQLQRKDPSSFFSFPVTDFIAPGYSMIIKNPMDFSTMKEKIKNNGYQSIEELKDNFKLMCNNAMIYNKPDTIYYKAAKKLLHSGMKILSQERIQSLKQSIEFMADLQKTRKQKDKTDVQQTGEEENGPGKDRGEPMDGDTKAFKTPSKEHKKKDKDLLEDKLRSSSLEREQEQIDRIVKESGGKLTRRLANSQCEFERRKPDGTTTLGLLNPVDLAAGEPGYCPVKLGMTAGRLQSGVNTLQGFKEDKRNKVTPVTYLNYGPFSSYAPTYDSTFANISKEDSDLIYSTYGEDSNQGSSSIQDIFMKSQDYPLLMADSLLDVLTKGGHSRALRELEMPCEEAEGPQERSDAMKDVKIMEIDIAARLDAANSDRLTALKAVTNFGMPIEEFDSEEAEIFQRKLDETTKLLRELQDAQNERLSTKPPPNMICLLGPSYREMHLAERVTNNLKELAQQVTPGDIVSTYGIRKAMGISVPLPETEDSWVDLTEDFEEPKKTITVPENECGAVTS